A portion of the Rhinolophus sinicus isolate RSC01 linkage group LG03, ASM3656204v1, whole genome shotgun sequence genome contains these proteins:
- the ARHGEF40 gene encoding rho guanine nucleotide exchange factor 40 isoform X6, translating to MEPEPVEDCVQSTLAALYPPFEATAPTLLGQVFQVVERTYREDALRYTLDFLVPAKHLLAKVQQEACAQYSGFLFFHEGWPLCLHEQVVVQLAALPWQLLRPGDFYLQVVPSAAQAPRLVLKCLAPGGGRVQELPVPSEACAYLFTPEWLQGINKDRPTGRLSTCLLSAPSGIQRLPWAELICPRFVHKEGLMVGHRPSTLPPELPSGPPGLPSPPLPEEALGTRSPGDGHNAPAEGPEGEYVELLEVTLPVRGSPVDAESSSGLSRTRTVPTRKGAGGKGRHRRHRAWMHQKGLGPRDQDGARPPGEGSSSGASPGSPPGAEALPEAAVLEASDPPAEALGEASESCPLRTGEVVGGASQGAEGPPGTPRRTGKGNRRKKRAASKGALSRGGDSVPLSPGDKEETSQQGVLISLPSPNERKLPGGNLVKEEHEGSGKPESEPKEEVKQADEEESRPPEACEPIEEKARESEQEDPRLVCMAGSTDPEGLLPDPPTPPLETVQEVRMDSISEEAPPVSISDDPDIAWDLMASGFLILTGGVDQSGRALLTITPPCSPEEPSPSRDMLSSALHYLHSLLRPDLQILGLSVLLDLRKAPPLPPALIPVLSQLQDSGDPPLVQRLLLLSHDDPPTELHGFQGAELLSENDLKRVAKPEELQWDLGGHREPSPSHWVNTHQEVARLCHLCRGVLGSVRQAIAELEGAAEPEGEEAVGMPEPLQKVLADPRLTELQRDGGAILMRLRSTHSSKLEGPGPATLYQEVDEAIHQLVRLSNLHVQQQEQRQRLCRLQQVLQWLSGPGEEQLVSFAAPGDSLSALQETELRFRAFSAEVQERLGQAREALDLEEDSASQKVLDVFEQRLEHVESGLHRALRLQRFFQQAHEWVDEGSARLAGAGPGREAVLAALALRRAPEPSAGTFQEMRALALDLGSPAALREWGRCRARCQELERRIQQQLGEEASPRGHRRRRADSASSGGAQRGPHSPSPSLSSLLLPSSPGPRAAPSHCSLAPCGEDYEEEGPELAPEAEGRPPRTVLIRGLEVTSTEVVDRTCSPREHVLLGRAGGPDGPWGVGTPRMERKRSISAQQRLVSELIACEQEYVATLSEPVPPPGSELTPELRGTWATALSVRERLRSFHRTHFLRELQGCTTHPLRIGACFLRHGDQFSLYAQYVKHRHKLENGLAALGPLTKGSTEGGPHLPRALQQPLEQLARYGRLLEELLREAGPELSSERQALGAAVQLLREQETRGRDLLAVEAVRGCETDLKEQGQLLHRDPFTVICGRKKCLRHVFLFEHLLLFSKLKGSEGGSETFVYKQAFKTADMGLTENIGDSGLCFELWFRRRRAREAYTLQAASPEIKLKWTSSIAQLLWRQAAHNKELRVQQMVSMGIGNKPFLDIKALGERTLSALLTGRAARTRASVAVSSFEHAGPSLPGLSPGACSLPARVEEEAWDLDVKQISLAPESLDSSGDVSPGPRNSPSLQPPHPGSSTPILASGGILGLSQQSHGRALSDPTTPL from the exons GCCCAGTACAGCggttttctcttcttccatgaGGGCTGGCCCCTCTGCTTACACGAGCAAGTGGTGGTGCAGCTAGCAGCCTTGCCCTGGCAGCTGCTGCGCCCAGGGGACTTCTACCTGCAAGTGGTGCCCTCAGCAGCCCAAGCACCCCGCCTAGTACTTAAGTGCCTGGCCCCAGGAGGTGGGCGTGTTCAGGAGCTGCCTGTGCCCAGTGAGGCCTGTGCCTATCTGTTCACACCTGAGTGGCTACAAGGTATCAATAAGGACCGGCCTACAGGTCGCCTCAGCACCTGCCTACTCTCCGCGCCCTCTGGGATTCAGCGGCTGCCCTGGGCTGAACTCATCTGCCCCCGATTTGTGCACAAAGAAGGCCTCATGGTAGGACATCGGCCAAGCACGCTGCCCCCAGAACTTCCCTCCGGACCCCCAGGGCTCCCCAGCCCTCCACTTCCTGAGGAGGCCTTGGGTACCAGGAGTCCTGGCGATGGGCACAATGCCCCTGCCGAAGGACCTGAAGGCGAGTATGTGGAGCTATTGGAGGTGACACTGCCTGTCAGGGGGAGCCCCGTGGATGCTGAGAGCTCCTCGGGCCTCTCCAGGACCCGGACGGTACCCACCCGCAAGGGTGCTGGAGGGAAGGGCCGGCACCGGAGACACCGAGCATGGATGCACCAGAAGGGTCTAGGGCCTCGGGACCAGGATGGGGCACGTCCACCCGGTGAGGGGAGCAGCAGTGGAGCCTCCCCTGGGTCTCCCCCAGGAGCTGAGGCCCTCCCAGAGGCAGCAGTTCTGGAGGCATCTGATCCCCCAGCAGAGGCTCTGGGGGAAGCCTCTGAATCTTGCCCCCTGAGGACAGGGGAGGTTGTGGGAGGAGCAAGCCAGGGGGCCGAAGGACCGCCTGGCACTCCTCGGAGaacaggcaaaggaaacaggagaaagaagCGAGCTGCAAGCAAAGGGGCTCTTAGCCGAGGAGGGGACAGTGTCCCGCTGAGCCCTGGAGACAAGGAAGAGACCAGCCAACAGGGAGTCCTCATCAGTCTGCCCTCACCAAATGAGCGCAAGCTTCCAGGAGGCAACCTGGTTAAGGAAGAACATGAAGGCTCGGGGAAGCCAGAATCTGAGCCAAAAGAGGAAGTCAAACAAGCAGATGAAGAAGAGTCTCGGCCCCCCGAAGCCTGTGAGCCTATAGAAGAGAAGGCCAGAGAGAGTGAGCAGGAGGATCCAAGACTGGTGTGCATGGCAG GATCCACAGATCCCGAAGGACTCCTCCCTGATCCCCCAACACCACCCTTGGAGACTGTGCAGGAGGTGAGAATGGACAGCATCTCAGAAGAGGCCCCTCCTGTCTCCATCTCTGATGACCCTGACATAGCTTGGGACTTGATGGCATCTGGATTCCTCATCCTGACTG GAGGGGTGGACCAGAGCGGGCGAGCTCTGCTGACCATTACCCCACCGTGCTCTCCTGAGGAGCCCTCACCCTCCCGAGACATGCTGAGCTCTGCTCTTCATTACCTCCACTCACTGCTCAG gccTGACCTACAGATACTGGGGCTGTCTGTCCTGCTAGACCTTCGCAAGGCACCTCCCCTGCCTCCAGCTCTCATTCCTGTCCTGAGTCAACTTCAG GACTCGGGAGACCCTCCCCTTGTTCAGCGGCTGCTGCTTCTCAGTCATGATGACCCTCCCACTGAGCTCCATGGATTTCAG GGTGCTGAGCTGCTGTCAGAGAATGATCTGAAAAGAGTGGCCAAGCCAGAGGAGCTGCAATGGGACTTGGGAGGTCACAGGGAGCCCTCTCCCAGCCACTGGGTCAACACACACCAG GAGGTGGCAAGGCTGTGCCACCTGTGCCGAGGTGTGCTGGGCTCTGTACGGCAAGCCATTgcggagctggaaggggcagcaGAGCCAGAAGGAGAG GAGGCGGTAGGAATGCCTGAGCCCCTGCAGAAGGTGCTGGCAGATCCCCGGCTGACAGAGCTGCAGAGGGACGGGGGAGCCATCCTGATGAGGCTGCGTTCTACGCACAGCAGCAA gcttGAGGGCCCAGGCCCAGCTACACTGTACCAGGAGGTGGATGAAGCCATTCATCAGCTCGTGCGCCTCTCCAACCTGCACGTGCAACAGCAGGAGCAGCGGCAACGCCTGTGCCGACTCCAGCAG GTGCTGCAGTGGCTGTCAGGCCCAGGGGAGGAGCAGCTGGTGAGTTTTGCTGCTCCCGGGGACTCCCTGTCTGCCCTGCAGGAGACAGAGCTCCGATTCCGGGCTTTTAGTGCTGAGGTTCAG GAGCGCCTGGGTCAGGCACGGGAGGCCCTGGACCTGGAGGAGGACAGTGCCTCCCAGAAGGTTTTGGATGTCTTTGAACAGCGGCTAGAGCATGTGGAGAGTGGCCTCCACCGGGCCCTGCGGCTACAGCGCTTCTTCCAGCAG GCACATGAATGGGTGGATGAAGGTTCCGCCAGACTGGCAGGAGCAGGGCCGGGTCGGGAGGCCGTGCTGGCAGCCCTGGCCCTGCGGCGGGCTCCAGAGCCCAGCGCTGGCACCTTCCAGGAGATGCGGGCCCTGGCCCTGGACCTGGGCAGCCCAGCAGCCCTGCGAGAATGGGGCCGCTGCCGGGCCCGCTGCCAAGAGCTGGAGAGGAGGATTCAGCAACAGCTGGGAGAGGAGGCCAGTCCGCGGGGCCACCGGCGACGACGGGCAGACAGTGCCAGCAGCGGAGGGGCCCAGCGGGGCCCTCATAGCCCTTCCCCCAGCCTCAGCTCCCTGCTGCTCCCCAGCAGCCCTGGGCCACGGGCAGCCCCATCCCACTGCTCCCTGGCCCCCTGTGGGGAAGACTATGAGGAGGAGGGCCCTGAACTGGCTCCAGAAGCAGAGGGCAGGCCACCTAGGACCGTGCTCATCCGAGGCCTGGAGGTCACCAGTACCGAGGTGGTAGACAGGACGTGCTCACCCCGGGAACATGTGCTGTTGGGCCGGGCCGGGGGTCCAGATGGGCCCTGGGGAGTAGGCACCCCCCGGATGGAGCGCAAGAGAAGCATCAG TGCCCAGCAGCGTCTGGTGTCTGAACTGATTGCCTGTGAGCAGGAGTATGTGGCCACTTTGAGTGAGCCAGTGCCACCCCCTGGGTCTGAGCTGACTCCTGAACTGCGGGGCACCTGGGCCACCGCCCTAAGTGTCCGGGAGAGGCTTCGAAGCTTCCATCGGACACACTTTCTGCGGGAGCTTCAAGGTTGCACCACCCACCCCCTGCGCATTGGGGCCTGCTTCCTTCGCCAT GGGGACCAGTTCAGCCTTTACGCCCAGTATGTGAAGCACCGACACAAACTGGAGAATGGCCTGGCTGCACTCGGCCCCCTGACCAAG GGCTCCACAGAGGGTGGCCCTCACCTGCCCCGGGCCCTGCAGCAGCCCCTGGAGCAGCTGGCTCGGTATGGGCGGCTCCTGGAGGAGCTCTTAAGGGAAGCTGGGCCTGAACTGAGTTCTGAGCGCCAGGCCCTTGGGGCTGCCGTGCAGCTGCTCCGGGAACAAGAGACCCGTGGCAGAGACCTGTTGGCCGTGGAGGCAGTGCGTGGCTGCGAG acAGATCTGAAGGAACAGGGACAGCTTCTGCACCGGGACCCCTTCACCGTCATCTGTGGCAGAAAGAAGTGCCTTCGCCATGTCTTCCTCTTTGAGCATCTCCTCCTGTTCAGCAAACTCAAGGGCTCTGAGGGGGGGTCGGAGACTTTTGTTTACAAGCAGGCCTTTAAG ACTGCTGACATGGGGTTAACAGAAAACATCGGGGACAGCGGGCTCTGCTTTGAGCTGTGGTTTCGGCGGCGCCGTGCACGGGAGGCATACACTCTACAGGCAGCCTCACCAGAGATCAAACTGAAGTGGACAAGTTCTATCGCCCAGCTGTTGTGGAGACAGGCAGCCCACAACAAGG AGCTCCGAGTGCAGCAGATGGTCTCCATGGGCATCGGGAATAAACCCTTTCTGGACATCAAAGCCCTTGGAGAACGGACGCTGAGTGCCCTGCTCACTGGAAGAG CCGCCCGAACACGGGCCTCCGTGGCCGTGTCATCCTTTGAGCATGCCGGCCCCTCCCTTCCCGGCCTCTCACCGGGAGCCTGCTCCCTGCCTGCCCGCGTCGAGGAGGAGGCCTGGGATCTGGACGTCAAGCAAATTTCCCTGG ccccgGAATCACTTGACTCTTCTGGAGATGTGTCCCCAGGACCAAGAAACAGCCCCAGCCTGCAACCCCCCCATCCTGGGAGCAGCACTCCCATTCTGGCCAGTGGAGGGATCTTAGGGCTATCCCAGCAG AGTCATGGTCGAGCCTTGAGTGACCCCACAACACCTCTGTGA